In the Azospirillum humicireducens genome, CGCGAAGTCGCCGCGCCGAAGCGACCCGGCTTCGAACAGGCGGCGCAGGCCCCGCGTCTTTTCCGCCAGCAGCGAAGCCCCGGTCAGGGCGATTCCGACCGGCGTGTTGATCTCATGCGTCACGCCTGCCACCAGGGAGCCGAGTGCGGCCATCTTCTCGGCCTGGATCAGTTGGACCTGCGCCTCCTTCAAATCGTGAAGGGCCTGTTCGGCCTCCTCCTTGGCGGCGCGGACCGCTTCCGCCGCGCGGACGCTCTCGGTCACGTCGGTATGGGAGCCGACGATGCGGAAAGTCCGGCCGTCGCCGCCCGACACGGCCAGTGCACGGGTCTCCAGGAAGACGGTCGCGCCCGACCGGTGGCGGAACCGCTGCAGCAGCCGGCTTTCGGACCGCCGGCCCGACGCCAGTTCCTCCACCATCTCCAGGGCGTCGGCGCGGTCGTCGGCGTGGATCAGCTCTTCCCAGCGGCGGCGGCTGTTCTCCATCTCCGCCTCGCCATAACCCAGCAGGCCCCACCATTGCGGCGAGAACCACACCTCGCCCGTGTGCAGGTCCCATTGCGAGATGCCTTCCCGCGCGGCGCGGATCGCCAGCTCGAACAGTTCGCGGCTTGCAGCCAGTTCCCGTTCGGAATGCTTGCGCTGGGTGATGTCGGAGTAGGTGGTGACGAAGCCGCCATCCGGCAGCGGCAGCGTCACCGTTTCGATGACCACGCCGTCGGGCCGCACCCGCTCATTGTAGAAGGGCCAGGACGCGTTGCGGATGTAGTCCAGCCGCTGCGCCACCAGCTCGTCCACGTCGCCGCGGCCATAGCCGCCCTGCTCCGCGATGTGGCGCACCACGGTCTCGTAGGGCTGGGCATAACGCGGGAAATCCGGATCGATGAAAAGCAGTTCCAGAACGCGCCGGTTCCACGCGACCAGCCGCAGATCGCGGTCGAAGGCCATCACACCCTGGCTGAGACAATCGAGGACCAGGCTGGTCTTCGCCCAAGGTTCCCGCTCCGACCTGATATCCGCCTGCCCGCCGGTTTCGACGGCCGTCAGCAGCGTTTCCCCCGCCCCGCCCGCACCCAGCGCCAGCGTAACCATGGCTCCGTCGGGGAACGCCCGCGTTACGGCATGGCCACGGCGCAGGTCGTCGACCCCGGACAAGCCGAGAAGCCCGGCGAGAAGGTCTTCGAGCCTCGCATGGAACAGCGAATCGGACGTTCCGGCGATAGGAACGGCAAAACGTGCCGCAAAGGCGGCATTGGCCCAGACCAGACGTTCGTCGGCATCGAAGCGGGCGAACCCGGTATCTCCCATGCGCGTGCTATCTCCCACCGCCGATCGGGACTGTTTGCGATGACCGTCTCACTGGCCGGCGGGCAAAATCTGCCATCCGGACACGCGGCACGGTTCGCGTGCCCCATTCTTGTCTCTTGACGGTTGACGGGCAAGGGGCATCACGCAGCCGCACCCGCCGGACGCCGCCGGTAAACGCCTTGATTCTACGTCTGACCGACGCCTAATCCTGCGCCTGGACGCGGAACCTAACAGGCAAATGTTTGGCCGGAAAGGAATTTGCACGATGTCGGATTTCGCGGCCTATGGCAGCCTGTTCCTTGTGGCACTGGCGGCCGCGACGATTTTTCCTGCACAGTCCGAGCTTCTGCTGGCCGGGCTGCACTCTTCGGGCAACTATCACGACGGACTCCTGATTCTGGCGGCGACCACGGGGAACGTGGCGGGATCGACGGTCAATTGGGCTCTCGGCCGCTATCTGATGCACTTCCAGGACCGCCGCTGGTTTCCGGTGTCGCGCCGTCTGGTCGG is a window encoding:
- a CDS encoding PAS-domain containing protein: MGDTGFARFDADERLVWANAAFAARFAVPIAGTSDSLFHARLEDLLAGLLGLSGVDDLRRGHAVTRAFPDGAMVTLALGAGGAGETLLTAVETGGQADIRSEREPWAKTSLVLDCLSQGVMAFDRDLRLVAWNRRVLELLFIDPDFPRYAQPYETVVRHIAEQGGYGRGDVDELVAQRLDYIRNASWPFYNERVRPDGVVIETVTLPLPDGGFVTTYSDITQRKHSERELAASRELFELAIRAAREGISQWDLHTGEVWFSPQWWGLLGYGEAEMENSRRRWEELIHADDRADALEMVEELASGRRSESRLLQRFRHRSGATVFLETRALAVSGGDGRTFRIVGSHTDVTESVRAAEAVRAAKEEAEQALHDLKEAQVQLIQAEKMAALGSLVAGVTHEINTPVGIALTGASLLAEKTRGLRRLFEAGSLRRGDFAEFIDIADEATQLMLLNVERATRLIQSFKQIAVDQASEERRVFELNHYIHEVLRSLGMRIRRSGHTVAIHCPEDLMLDSYPGVVSQILTNFVINSILHGYDPGVRGRLTVTVTLSDGEVELVYADDGRGIPADLHGRVFEPFFTTSRDRGGSGLGLNIVYTLVTRTLRGRLRLESAPGAGTAFTLRFPRVTPADPLPL
- a CDS encoding YqaA family protein; translation: MSDFAAYGSLFLVALAAATIFPAQSELLLAGLHSSGNYHDGLLILAATTGNVAGSTVNWALGRYLMHFQDRRWFPVSRRLVGRATGWYQRFGVWSLLLAWVPVIGDPLTLVAGILRVDMRLFLLLVTLGKLGRYVVLIVAL